Proteins encoded by one window of Halobaculum halobium:
- a CDS encoding succinylglutamate desuccinylase/aspartoacylase family protein, whose product MADHEAERVTLARLPSGVAIETTVHTYTPESGVDGDESNARPAVYVQAAQHGREINGAAVCRQLHDDLVAADLAGAVHVVPVADPLTFDTVSYTTPEAYDSVNPNMNRCWPGDADGTLHERMAATLWEYAGAADFIVDLHTGSRDMLTHTVYLRGDDDCRRLAEAFGTDLLLAESAGEDADEEWASRNFGGKLRVAATREGIPSITPELAHNKELVDDAIETGVEGTKRALRHAGVLDDAEASEASRGSSDSSDGGGAVPAWDGTRARNHLGRVTASESGLFRAAADIAVGDEVVEGRYVGEVYDPTTYEVRQEATADRSGIVYSVAREATVTAGQTLVGIAIRLDDEEREME is encoded by the coding sequence ATGGCAGACCACGAAGCCGAGCGCGTCACGCTCGCGCGCCTCCCCTCGGGCGTCGCCATCGAGACCACCGTCCACACCTACACGCCCGAGTCTGGCGTCGACGGCGACGAGTCGAACGCCCGCCCCGCGGTCTACGTGCAGGCGGCCCAGCACGGCCGCGAGATCAACGGCGCCGCCGTGTGTCGCCAGCTCCACGACGACCTCGTCGCCGCCGACCTCGCGGGCGCCGTCCACGTCGTTCCCGTCGCGGACCCGCTCACCTTCGATACGGTCTCGTACACCACCCCGGAGGCGTACGACTCGGTGAACCCGAACATGAACCGCTGTTGGCCCGGCGACGCGGACGGCACCCTCCACGAGCGGATGGCGGCGACGCTGTGGGAGTACGCCGGCGCCGCGGACTTCATCGTCGACCTCCACACCGGGAGCCGCGACATGCTCACCCACACAGTCTACCTCCGGGGCGACGACGACTGCCGCCGGCTCGCGGAGGCGTTCGGCACGGACCTCCTGCTGGCGGAGTCGGCCGGCGAGGACGCCGACGAGGAGTGGGCCAGTCGGAACTTCGGCGGGAAGCTCCGCGTCGCGGCGACCCGGGAGGGGATCCCCTCGATCACCCCCGAGTTAGCCCACAACAAGGAACTCGTCGACGACGCGATCGAGACGGGGGTCGAGGGGACGAAGCGGGCGCTCCGACACGCGGGCGTGCTTGACGACGCCGAGGCGAGCGAAGCGAGCCGAGGCTCGTCGGACTCGTCCGACGGAGGGGGAGCCGTCCCCGCGTGGGACGGCACCCGCGCTCGCAACCACCTCGGTCGGGTGACCGCGAGCGAGTCGGGGCTGTTCCGCGCGGCCGCCGACATCGCCGTCGGCGACGAGGTCGTCGAGGGAAGATACGTGGGGGAAGTGTACGACCCGACGACCTACGAGGTGCGCCAGGAGGCGACGGCCGACCGCTCGGGGATCGTTTACTCGGTCGCCCGCGAGGCGACCGTCACCGCGGGCCAGACGCTCGTCGGTATCGCGATTCGGCTGGACGACGAGGAGCGAGAGATGGAGTGA
- a CDS encoding class I SAM-dependent methyltransferase — translation MSDHRLENRRLWDEWSDEFQSYWNATTADGDLPPAPSPFDTDRPGGMAPDPLDSVAGTDYVELGCGGGQGSVGTARAGADTVVGVDFSGEQLRHARRLRDFYGVDARFVQGDVTDLPLPDGAFDLASSEAAFQMVPDLDRALAEARRVLRDGGVFVLSLPHPLYEALDAETRTLAGSYLDAGPREVTVDDGYESTLVLFDRTVAQVYNALRDAGFEVNRMLEHVNDPVAEGDPSESDRPDVLWEIPRSVRFRAVAR, via the coding sequence GTGAGCGACCACCGTCTGGAGAACCGTCGGTTGTGGGACGAGTGGAGCGACGAGTTTCAGTCGTACTGGAACGCGACCACCGCCGACGGCGACCTCCCGCCGGCGCCGTCGCCGTTCGACACGGACCGCCCGGGCGGGATGGCTCCCGACCCGCTCGACTCGGTCGCGGGAACCGACTACGTCGAGTTGGGCTGCGGCGGCGGACAGGGCAGCGTCGGTACCGCCCGAGCGGGAGCCGACACCGTCGTCGGCGTCGACTTCTCCGGCGAACAGCTCCGACACGCCCGCCGGCTTCGCGACTTCTACGGCGTCGACGCGCGGTTCGTGCAGGGCGACGTGACCGACCTCCCGCTGCCCGACGGCGCGTTCGATCTGGCCTCCTCGGAGGCGGCGTTCCAGATGGTCCCGGATCTCGACCGGGCGCTCGCTGAGGCCCGTCGGGTCCTCCGCGACGGCGGCGTGTTCGTGCTCAGCCTCCCGCATCCGCTGTACGAGGCACTCGACGCCGAGACGCGGACGCTGGCGGGGAGCTACCTCGACGCCGGTCCGCGCGAGGTCACGGTCGACGATGGGTACGAGTCGACGCTGGTCCTGTTCGACCGCACCGTCGCACAGGTGTACAACGCCCTCCGCGACGCCGGCTTCGAGGTGAACCGGATGCTGGAACACGTGAACGACCCGGTCGCCGAGGGCGACCCGTCCGAGAGCGACCGCCCGGACGTGCTGTGGGAGATCCCCCGGAGCGTGCGGTTCCGAGCGGTCGCGCGGTAG
- a CDS encoding anthranilate phosphoribosyltransferase: MAKATTEEDEAFGEWPLKRLMTEVCGSGPKSADDMTRAQATEAMRRIFAGEPDHTTLGAFWLANRWKRNNPEELAAYVDEMCARVEYAEPEVDPVDCGANYDGKGETAILGAAAGIVAAGAGTPVVVHSGDRVPTQKQDAYKHVLDELGIATELTPRDSAEMVDDTGFGFYYQPTFNPAIDDLWERRDMMGVRSFVNTIETLANPAGASTHLGSFYHLAFAKKVVDTFVESDFHDLDRVIMFQGMEGYDDIRPGYTKVAEWNAGGDADGADGSEGDSFTDFEIETAEYGMDFEEADLEVDDVAVDSATLTEEVLAGEREDHWRDAVALNAAFRLYAGDDADSIEEGLDLAHEAIDDGAAAAVLEDLRAF; this comes from the coding sequence ATGGCGAAGGCGACCACCGAGGAAGACGAGGCGTTCGGCGAGTGGCCGCTCAAGCGGCTCATGACCGAGGTGTGTGGCTCCGGGCCGAAGTCGGCCGACGACATGACCCGCGCCCAAGCGACCGAGGCCATGCGCCGGATCTTCGCGGGCGAACCCGATCACACGACGCTCGGCGCCTTCTGGCTGGCGAACCGCTGGAAGCGCAACAACCCCGAGGAGCTCGCGGCGTACGTCGACGAGATGTGCGCGCGCGTCGAGTACGCCGAGCCCGAGGTCGACCCCGTCGACTGTGGCGCCAACTACGACGGCAAAGGGGAGACGGCGATCCTCGGCGCCGCCGCGGGCATCGTCGCCGCCGGCGCCGGCACGCCCGTCGTCGTCCACTCCGGCGACCGCGTCCCCACGCAAAAACAGGACGCCTACAAGCACGTCCTCGACGAACTGGGGATCGCGACCGAGCTGACGCCGCGCGACTCCGCCGAGATGGTCGACGACACCGGCTTCGGCTTCTACTACCAGCCGACGTTCAACCCCGCGATCGACGACCTGTGGGAGCGCCGCGACATGATGGGCGTCCGGTCGTTCGTCAACACGATCGAGACGCTCGCCAACCCCGCGGGCGCCTCGACGCACCTAGGCTCGTTCTACCACCTCGCGTTCGCGAAGAAGGTCGTCGACACCTTCGTCGAGAGCGACTTCCACGACCTCGACCGCGTCATCATGTTCCAAGGGATGGAGGGCTACGACGACATCCGTCCCGGGTACACGAAAGTCGCGGAGTGGAACGCGGGAGGCGACGCGGACGGTGCCGACGGCAGCGAGGGCGACTCGTTCACCGACTTCGAGATCGAGACGGCCGAGTACGGCATGGACTTCGAGGAGGCCGACCTGGAGGTCGACGACGTGGCCGTCGATTCGGCGACGCTCACCGAGGAGGTCCTCGCGGGCGAGCGGGAGGACCACTGGCGCGACGCGGTCGCGCTCAACGCCGCCTTCCGTCTCTACGCCGGGGACGACGCCGACAGCATCGAGGAGGGCCTCGACCTCGCACACGAGGCGATCGACGACGGCGCCGCGGCGGCCGTGCTCGAGGACCTCCGCGCGTTCTGA
- a CDS encoding DUF1611 domain-containing protein, translating into MSDRVAVLAHEKFPDRSKTANGIIRYADYEVAAVLDRDRPGERVADHLPAVPDAPVVASFADVPGDVDALVIGIAPIGGGFDESWRPDVEAAIEAGCDVISGLHYFLDDDDKLSALAAEHGVELWDVRRPDRDIGVAEGRADEVDADVVLTVGTDCSVGKMTATMELVEAARDAGIDACAIPTGQTGIMIEGWGNPVDRVVSDFTAGAVEEMILEKGDEHDLLVVEGQGSIVHPAYSAVTCGILHGAMADKLVLCHAAGREAIHGYEDTALPPIEAYVDLYESLAAPVHETEVVAGALNTVDIDDDAAAEDAIEAFADDIDAPATDLIRLGADEVLEAIR; encoded by the coding sequence ATGTCCGACCGCGTCGCCGTCCTCGCCCACGAGAAGTTCCCGGACCGCTCGAAGACCGCCAACGGGATCATCCGCTACGCCGACTACGAGGTGGCGGCCGTCCTCGACCGAGACCGCCCCGGCGAGCGCGTCGCCGACCACCTCCCGGCGGTACCCGATGCGCCCGTCGTTGCCTCGTTCGCGGATGTGCCGGGCGACGTGGACGCGCTCGTGATCGGCATCGCCCCCATCGGCGGCGGCTTCGACGAGTCGTGGCGCCCGGACGTGGAGGCGGCCATCGAGGCGGGGTGCGACGTGATCTCGGGACTCCACTACTTCCTCGACGACGACGACAAACTCTCCGCGCTGGCGGCCGAACACGGCGTCGAGCTGTGGGACGTGCGCCGTCCCGACCGCGACATCGGCGTCGCCGAGGGGCGCGCCGACGAGGTGGACGCCGACGTGGTCCTCACCGTCGGCACCGACTGTTCGGTCGGGAAGATGACCGCGACGATGGAACTGGTCGAGGCCGCCCGCGACGCTGGAATCGACGCCTGCGCGATCCCGACCGGGCAGACCGGGATCATGATCGAGGGCTGGGGCAACCCCGTCGACCGCGTCGTCTCCGACTTCACCGCCGGCGCCGTCGAGGAGATGATCCTCGAGAAGGGCGACGAGCACGACCTGCTCGTCGTCGAGGGGCAGGGGAGCATCGTCCATCCCGCCTACTCGGCGGTCACCTGCGGCATCCTCCACGGCGCGATGGCCGACAAACTGGTCCTCTGTCACGCCGCCGGCCGCGAGGCGATCCACGGCTACGAGGACACCGCACTCCCGCCGATCGAGGCGTACGTCGACCTCTACGAGTCGCTCGCGGCGCCCGTCCACGAGACCGAGGTCGTCGCCGGCGCGCTCAACACCGTCGACATCGACGACGACGCGGCCGCCGAGGACGCGATCGAGGCGTTTGCCGACGACATCGACGCGCCCGCGACTGACCTGATTCGCCTCGGCGCCGACGAGGTACTGGAGGCGATCCGATGA
- the ahbB gene encoding siroheme decarboxylase subunit beta produces MSSAEGDGADADPADDWRAGLDDIDARLIDDYQSGFPVVERPFEVVGEELGIDEAEALDRVKRLRERGVFRRFGAVLNPPVIGSSTLAAVSAPEDRFDEIAEVINGYRQVNHNYRRDHEWNQWFVVTAASRETRDRILADIEERTGCAVLNLPMLTDYYIDLEFPVWNDDAFARESLDSTDAGATRISENATGDLSALDRALLVEIQDGFPLTATPYRDVADALDADVSDVLAAIERLLADGCIKRIGCVVNHIVTGFRNNCMVVWNVPDDRLDELGESVGELPYVTLCYHRPRRPEQDWEYNLFTMVHGREADAVDAKIDELASEQLPFDHERLYSTATLKQTGAQYEELVGE; encoded by the coding sequence ATGAGTAGCGCCGAGGGCGACGGGGCGGACGCGGATCCAGCTGACGACTGGCGCGCCGGGCTCGACGACATCGACGCGCGGTTGATCGACGACTACCAGAGCGGCTTCCCGGTCGTCGAGCGCCCGTTCGAGGTCGTCGGCGAGGAACTCGGGATCGACGAGGCCGAGGCGCTGGATCGAGTGAAGCGGCTCCGCGAACGGGGCGTCTTCCGGCGCTTCGGCGCGGTGCTCAATCCACCCGTGATCGGCTCCTCGACGCTGGCGGCCGTCTCGGCGCCCGAGGACCGCTTCGACGAGATCGCGGAGGTGATCAACGGCTACCGGCAGGTGAACCACAACTACCGCCGCGATCACGAGTGGAACCAGTGGTTCGTCGTCACCGCCGCGAGCCGGGAGACGCGCGACCGGATCCTCGCGGACATCGAGGAGCGCACCGGCTGTGCGGTGCTGAACCTCCCGATGCTGACCGACTACTACATCGACTTAGAGTTCCCCGTCTGGAACGACGACGCGTTCGCGAGAGAGTCGCTCGACTCGACGGACGCCGGAGCGACCCGCATCTCCGAGAACGCGACCGGGGACCTCTCCGCGCTGGATCGGGCGCTCCTCGTCGAGATCCAAGACGGCTTCCCGCTGACGGCGACGCCGTACCGCGACGTGGCCGACGCCCTCGACGCCGACGTGTCGGACGTGCTCGCGGCGATCGAGCGCCTGCTGGCGGACGGCTGCATCAAGCGGATCGGCTGCGTCGTGAACCACATCGTCACCGGTTTCCGGAACAACTGCATGGTCGTGTGGAACGTCCCCGACGACCGCCTCGACGAGTTGGGGGAGTCGGTGGGCGAACTCCCGTACGTGACGCTGTGTTATCACCGGCCGCGCCGTCCCGAGCAGGACTGGGAGTACAACCTCTTCACGATGGTCCACGGCCGCGAGGCCGACGCCGTCGACGCGAAGATCGACGAACTCGCGAGCGAGCAGCTCCCCTTCGATCACGAACGCCTCTACTCGACGGCGACGCTGAAGCAGACCGGCGCGCAGTACGAGGAACTGGTCGGGGAGTAG
- a CDS encoding LLM class flavin-dependent oxidoreductase, translated as MSDGIHLNLFTMNSVEHVSPGSWTHPADRSAEYTDREYWTDVARTAERGGFAAVFFADVRGIYDVYGGDRETAIEHAVQTPSNDPGYLVPAMAEVTDSLGFAVTKSTTYTHPYQLAREFSTLDHLTDGRVAFNVVTSYLESAARNLGLDERMDKQTRYDRADEFMDVCYALWEDSWDDGAVVRDRESAAFTDPAGVHEIDHEGEFFDVPGPHGCEPSPQRSPVIFQAGSSDRGRDFAAANAEAVFCSQPTERGVREYIDDLRERAADLGRDPDELAFFPGVVPVVAETEAAAEAKYERLLDTVDVEATLALLSGFLDMDLSALDPDQQIEHIETDAIQGTMNAFTKADPDREWTVREVAQFSGLGTTSPVVVGTPQQVADELQYWHEEVGVDGFNVKEVLRTGSLDDVVDLLVPELRARDLLAEPTAGETLRERLLGGGPRLSLSHPARQ; from the coding sequence ATGAGCGACGGGATCCATCTCAACCTCTTTACCATGAACTCCGTGGAGCACGTCTCCCCGGGGTCGTGGACGCATCCGGCGGACCGATCTGCGGAGTACACGGACAGGGAATACTGGACCGACGTGGCCCGCACCGCCGAGCGCGGCGGCTTCGCGGCCGTCTTCTTCGCGGACGTGCGCGGCATCTACGACGTGTACGGCGGCGACCGCGAGACCGCCATCGAACACGCCGTCCAGACGCCCTCGAACGACCCCGGCTACCTCGTGCCCGCGATGGCCGAGGTCACCGACTCCCTCGGATTCGCGGTCACGAAGTCGACCACCTACACCCATCCGTACCAACTCGCCCGCGAGTTCTCCACGCTCGATCACCTCACCGACGGCCGCGTCGCGTTCAACGTCGTCACCTCGTACCTGGAATCCGCGGCGCGGAATCTCGGGCTCGACGAGCGCATGGACAAGCAGACCAGGTACGACCGCGCCGACGAGTTCATGGACGTCTGCTACGCGCTGTGGGAGGACTCGTGGGACGACGGCGCGGTCGTCCGCGACCGCGAGTCGGCCGCGTTCACCGACCCCGCCGGGGTCCACGAGATCGACCACGAGGGCGAGTTCTTCGACGTGCCCGGCCCGCACGGCTGCGAACCGTCGCCGCAGCGCTCGCCCGTGATCTTCCAGGCCGGTTCCTCCGACCGCGGGCGCGACTTCGCCGCCGCCAACGCCGAGGCGGTGTTCTGCTCGCAGCCCACCGAGCGCGGCGTCCGCGAGTACATCGACGACCTCCGCGAGCGCGCCGCCGACCTCGGTCGGGACCCCGACGAGTTGGCGTTCTTCCCGGGCGTCGTCCCCGTCGTCGCCGAGACTGAGGCGGCGGCTGAGGCGAAGTACGAGCGCCTCCTCGACACCGTCGACGTGGAGGCCACGCTCGCGCTGCTCTCGGGGTTCCTCGACATGGATCTCTCGGCGCTCGACCCGGACCAGCAGATCGAACACATCGAGACCGACGCGATCCAGGGGACGATGAACGCCTTCACGAAGGCCGATCCCGACCGCGAGTGGACCGTCCGGGAGGTCGCGCAGTTCTCCGGGCTCGGCACCACCTCGCCGGTCGTCGTCGGCACGCCCCAGCAGGTGGCCGACGAACTCCAGTACTGGCACGAGGAGGTCGGCGTCGACGGCTTCAACGTGAAGGAGGTGCTGCGAACCGGGAGCCTCGACGACGTGGTCGACCTTCTCGTCCCCGAGTTGCGCGCGCGCGACCTCCTCGCGGAACCGACGGCCGGGGAGACCCTCCGCGAGCGACTGCTCGGAGGGGGTCCGCGCCTCTCGTTGTCGCATCCCGCGCGACAGTGA
- a CDS encoding dipeptide epimerase: MTGAPSSTSLSTSFERVSLPLEHDFTISRGTTTAAENVIVRVEDEGGMVGVGAAAPSSHYGETAATVEAVLPDLLAAVEAVGDPHALAEIERRMEGVVADNPAARCAVSIALHDLVAKRLGVPLYRLWGLNPGEAPTSSFTVGIDDTDVMREKTREAVDAGYATLKLKLGTDRDREVVEAVREEAPDATLRVDANEAWTPRETARKSEWLAERGVEFIEQPLPASDPAGLKDAYERSVLPIAADESCVTLADIPRIADRCDIANMKLMKCGGLLEAKRMIHAARAHGLEVMLGCMVESNAAIAAGCHLGPLLDYADLDGSLLLAEDADPFDGVPMPDGRIDLRAVERSGTGAVERTE, from the coding sequence ATGACTGGAGCGCCGTCCTCCACCTCGCTCTCGACCTCCTTCGAGCGCGTGTCCCTGCCGCTGGAACACGACTTCACCATCTCGCGGGGCACCACCACCGCCGCCGAGAACGTGATCGTCCGCGTCGAGGACGAGGGCGGAATGGTCGGCGTCGGCGCGGCCGCCCCCTCCAGCCACTACGGCGAGACCGCAGCGACGGTCGAGGCGGTCCTCCCCGATCTGCTCGCCGCCGTCGAGGCCGTCGGCGACCCGCACGCGCTCGCCGAGATCGAGCGGCGAATGGAGGGCGTCGTCGCCGACAACCCCGCCGCCCGGTGTGCGGTGAGCATCGCGCTGCACGACCTGGTCGCGAAGCGCCTCGGCGTCCCGCTGTACCGCCTCTGGGGACTGAACCCCGGGGAAGCGCCCACCTCGTCGTTCACCGTCGGCATCGACGACACCGACGTGATGCGCGAGAAAACCCGCGAGGCGGTCGACGCGGGCTACGCCACCCTCAAGCTGAAACTGGGCACCGACCGCGACCGGGAGGTCGTCGAGGCGGTGCGCGAGGAGGCGCCCGACGCCACCCTCCGCGTCGACGCCAACGAGGCGTGGACGCCCCGCGAAACCGCCCGCAAGAGCGAGTGGCTCGCGGAACGTGGCGTGGAGTTCATCGAACAGCCGCTCCCCGCGAGTGACCCCGCGGGCCTGAAGGACGCCTACGAGCGCTCGGTCCTCCCGATCGCCGCCGACGAGTCGTGCGTCACGCTCGCGGATATCCCCCGGATCGCGGATCGCTGCGACATCGCGAACATGAAGCTCATGAAGTGCGGCGGGCTGCTAGAGGCGAAGCGCATGATCCACGCCGCCCGCGCCCACGGGCTGGAGGTGATGCTCGGCTGTATGGTGGAGTCGAACGCCGCCATCGCCGCCGGCTGTCACCTCGGGCCGCTGCTCGACTACGCGGATCTGGACGGGAGCCTGCTGCTCGCCGAGGACGCGGACCCGTTCGACGGCGTGCCGATGCCGGACGGGCGGATCGACCTCAGGGCGGTCGAGCGCAGCGGAACGGGCGCGGTCGAGCGAACGGAGTGA
- the trpG gene encoding anthranilate synthase component II: protein MNVTVVDNYDSFTYNLVEYVSDLRVGGDTPEITVLKNAATLAAVRDTDPDAVIISPGPGHPKHDRDVGVTMAVLRELSPEVPTLGVCLGLEAAVYEYGGTVGHAPEPVHGKAFPVDHDGDGVFAGLDQGFRAGRYHSLVATEVPDCFAITATTDHDGEELVMGVRHRDHPIEAVQFHPESVLTAVGHDVIENFLAECV, encoded by the coding sequence GTGAACGTCACCGTCGTCGACAACTACGACTCGTTCACGTACAACCTCGTGGAGTACGTCTCGGACCTCCGAGTCGGCGGCGACACGCCCGAGATCACGGTGTTGAAAAACGCCGCGACGCTTGCGGCGGTGCGCGACACCGATCCCGACGCGGTGATCATCTCGCCGGGACCGGGCCACCCGAAGCACGACCGCGACGTGGGCGTGACGATGGCCGTCCTCCGGGAGCTCTCTCCCGAGGTTCCGACGCTCGGCGTCTGTCTCGGCCTCGAGGCCGCGGTGTACGAGTACGGCGGGACCGTCGGCCACGCCCCCGAGCCGGTCCACGGGAAGGCGTTCCCCGTCGATCACGACGGCGACGGCGTGTTCGCCGGGCTGGATCAGGGCTTTCGGGCCGGCCGCTACCACTCGCTCGTCGCCACCGAGGTGCCCGACTGCTTCGCGATCACGGCGACGACCGACCACGACGGCGAGGAGCTTGTGATGGGCGTGCGCCACCGCGATCACCCGATCGAGGCGGTGCAGTTCCACCCCGAGTCCGTGTTGACGGCGGTCGGCCACGACGTGATCGAGAACTTCCTGGCCGAGTGCGTCTGA
- a CDS encoding peptidylprolyl isomerase → MSDDLPHVTLHTTHGDIDIELYADRAPTTVENFLNLAEHDPAASEEPDVETTTWEDPESGEIRGDSLYEGVVFHRIISDFMLQGGDPTGTGRGGPGYEFDDEFHDDLTHDGAGVLSMANSGPDTNGSQFFITLAAQPHLDGRHAVFGEVVDGMDVVEEIGSVPTDRNDEPREEVKIERVTVDR, encoded by the coding sequence ATGAGCGACGACCTGCCGCACGTCACGCTGCACACGACTCACGGCGACATCGACATCGAGCTGTATGCCGACCGCGCCCCGACGACGGTCGAGAACTTCCTCAACCTCGCCGAGCACGACCCCGCCGCAAGCGAGGAGCCCGACGTCGAGACGACGACGTGGGAGGACCCCGAAAGCGGCGAGATCCGCGGCGACTCGCTGTACGAGGGCGTCGTCTTCCACCGGATCATCTCCGACTTCATGCTCCAGGGCGGCGACCCGACCGGGACCGGCCGCGGCGGCCCCGGCTACGAGTTCGACGACGAGTTCCACGACGACCTCACGCACGACGGCGCGGGCGTCCTCTCGATGGCGAACTCCGGCCCGGACACGAACGGCTCGCAGTTCTTCATCACGCTCGCAGCCCAGCCCCACCTCGACGGCCGCCACGCCGTCTTCGGCGAGGTCGTCGACGGGATGGACGTGGTCGAGGAGATCGGCTCGGTGCCGACCGACCGCAACGACGAGCCTCGAGAGGAAGTGAAGATCGAGCGCGTCACCGTCGACCGGTAG
- the trpE gene encoding anthranilate synthase component I produces MSDGADVETDHLSRSREEFVDLVESADGADPRVVHETATLDVDVEPLTAYAALADRSDHSFLLESAEKVASSDPDGAFAPSSHGRGRDRDGARGDGGAAGTDGSAERHARYSFVGYDPDAVIAVGPDGTDLDRLGPAADHVDLRGPEAGDTVDRVRAALPDVTRVGFPDNDRQTLDGGLVGFLAYDAVYDLWLEEVGVDRPDPVVPDAEFVLTTRTLAFDDREGSVSLVFTPIVGGDDDPRAVYDRLSAEAADVAATLRDADAPDAGGVRVDRETAGPREEYEEAVRETKEAVLDGEVYQGVISRTRTLEGAVDDLGLYESLRAVNPSPYMYLLRHGDRSVIGASPETLVSVDGDCVVSNPIAGTIRRGASPVEDRRLAGELLADGKERAEHTMLVDLARNDVRRVSEAGSVRVEEFMNVLKYSHVQHIESTVTGTLAADADAFDATRATFPAGTLTGAPKVRAMELIDDLELEPRGVYGGGVGYYSWNGDADFAIVIRTATVDHGVDSGGVDSLTVRAGAGIVADSDPAAEYEETEQKMAGVLDAVDRIRVGADGGGSDRETGSDGDAPEVER; encoded by the coding sequence GTGAGCGACGGTGCGGACGTCGAAACCGACCACCTCTCGCGCTCGCGCGAGGAGTTCGTCGACCTGGTCGAGTCGGCCGACGGCGCCGACCCTCGGGTCGTCCACGAGACGGCGACGCTCGACGTGGACGTGGAACCGCTGACCGCCTACGCCGCGCTCGCGGACCGGTCGGACCACTCGTTCCTGCTTGAGAGCGCCGAGAAGGTCGCTTCCAGCGACCCGGACGGCGCGTTCGCCCCGAGTTCGCACGGTCGCGGTCGCGACCGCGACGGCGCCCGCGGCGACGGCGGCGCCGCCGGGACCGACGGCAGCGCCGAGCGCCACGCCCGCTACTCGTTCGTCGGCTACGACCCGGACGCGGTGATCGCGGTCGGCCCCGACGGCACCGACCTGGATCGGCTGGGACCAGCCGCCGACCACGTCGACCTCCGCGGTCCCGAGGCCGGGGACACGGTCGACCGCGTGCGCGCGGCGCTGCCCGACGTGACGCGGGTCGGCTTCCCCGACAACGACCGACAGACGCTCGACGGCGGCCTCGTCGGCTTCCTCGCGTACGACGCGGTGTACGACCTGTGGCTCGAAGAGGTCGGCGTCGACCGCCCCGACCCGGTCGTCCCCGACGCCGAGTTCGTGCTCACGACCCGGACGCTCGCGTTCGACGACCGCGAGGGGAGCGTCTCGCTCGTCTTCACGCCGATCGTCGGCGGCGACGACGACCCCCGGGCGGTGTACGACCGCCTGTCGGCCGAGGCGGCCGACGTGGCGGCGACGCTGCGCGACGCCGACGCGCCGGACGCGGGCGGCGTCCGCGTCGACCGCGAGACCGCCGGCCCGCGCGAGGAGTACGAGGAGGCCGTCCGCGAGACGAAGGAGGCCGTCCTCGACGGCGAGGTGTATCAGGGCGTCATCTCCCGGACGCGGACGCTGGAGGGCGCCGTCGACGACCTCGGCCTCTACGAGTCGCTGCGGGCGGTGAACCCCTCGCCGTACATGTACCTGCTGCGCCACGGCGACCGCTCGGTGATCGGCGCCTCTCCGGAGACGCTCGTCTCCGTCGACGGCGACTGCGTCGTCTCCAACCCCATCGCGGGCACCATCCGCCGCGGCGCCTCGCCCGTCGAGGACCGCCGGCTGGCCGGCGAACTGCTGGCGGACGGGAAGGAGCGCGCAGAGCACACGATGCTCGTGGACCTGGCGCGAAACGACGTGCGTCGGGTGAGCGAGGCGGGGAGCGTCCGCGTCGAGGAGTTCATGAACGTCCTGAAGTACAGCCACGTCCAGCACATCGAATCGACCGTCACGGGCACGCTCGCGGCCGACGCCGACGCGTTCGACGCGACCCGGGCGACGTTCCCCGCCGGCACCCTCACGGGCGCGCCGAAGGTCCGCGCGATGGAGCTGATCGACGACCTGGAACTGGAGCCGCGGGGCGTGTACGGCGGCGGCGTCGGCTACTACTCGTGGAACGGCGACGCCGACTTCGCCATCGTGATCCGGACGGCGACAGTGGATCACGGGGTGGACAGCGGCGGGGTGGACTCGCTCACGGTTCGCGCAGGCGCCGGCATCGTCGCCGACTCCGACCCGGCCGCCGAGTACGAGGAGACCGAACAGAAGATGGCGGGCGTGCTCGACGCCGTCGACCGGATCCGCGTCGGCGCCGACGGCGGCGGCTCCGACCGCGAAACCGGATCCGACGGCGACGCGCCGGAGGTGGAGCGGTGA
- a CDS encoding tautomerase family protein produces MPHLQFDTDAGPTAAQKEALAATVTDLYTDHMETSPGHVAVTIRDRDPAELHLGRAVEGALVVLDADIREGRPFELKRAFALATMEYLIDEWGVPEANLKATFTAHAGEEMMGYDRVGGDWEE; encoded by the coding sequence GTGCCACACCTGCAGTTCGATACGGACGCCGGCCCGACGGCCGCCCAGAAGGAGGCGCTCGCGGCGACGGTCACCGATCTGTACACCGACCACATGGAGACGTCACCCGGGCACGTCGCGGTCACGATCCGCGACCGCGACCCGGCCGAGCTCCATCTGGGCCGCGCGGTCGAGGGCGCGCTCGTCGTTCTCGACGCGGATATCCGTGAGGGCCGCCCGTTCGAGTTGAAACGGGCGTTCGCGCTCGCGACGATGGAGTATCTGATCGACGAGTGGGGCGTCCCCGAGGCGAACCTCAAGGCGACGTTCACTGCACACGCGGGCGAGGAGATGATGGGCTACGACCGCGTCGGCGGCGACTGGGAGGAGTAA